A stretch of the Candidatus Nealsonbacteria bacterium genome encodes the following:
- the raiA gene encoding ribosome-associated translation inhibitor RaiA: MKFSLKTTNLELTPDLSSHIETTMNSLDKFIENADSVVRAWVEIGRISQHHRSGKIYRAEVQVHLLGKSVRSEAVAKTIFQAINEVKDELQRELKQYKGKKIAERKRGGRRNLKK, from the coding sequence ATGAAATTTTCTCTTAAAACAACCAATTTAGAATTAACTCCTGATCTTTCCAGTCATATTGAGACAACGATGAACAGTTTGGATAAATTTATTGAGAATGCGGATTCAGTTGTCCGGGCCTGGGTGGAGATTGGTCGAATTTCTCAACACCATAGATCGGGAAAAATCTATCGAGCTGAAGTTCAGGTTCATTTACTCGGAAAATCAGTGCGTTCCGAAGCAGTAGCAAAGACAATTTTCCAGGCCATTAATGAGGTGAAAGACGAATTGCAGCGGGAATTAAAACAATATAAAGGAAAAAAAATAGCCGAACGAAAAAGAGGAGGCAGAAGAAATTTAAAAAAGTAA
- a CDS encoding polyprenyl synthetase family protein: MSSNFKKEKLKLILLKMSKLVEPTIRELLSSRLDKKTQEISNYQILTGGKRLRPALAIISCQLLGGKVKDVLYPAASLEILHNYTLIVDDMIDNGVLRRGRPTLWVKFGQSIAQCITIDYAAFLFQGAIRSREPIKISELLAETIQKLVDGEILDILFEQTGRTEEPYVAKNRYKKITEKDYLKMVSNKTASLFQTSCEIGGICAGAKKEKINALKKYGFNLGMAFQIQDDILDIFGEEKAFGKKVGKDIEERKGGNIIILFTLKELNSINKKKLLKILRKKGKITKRDIKETISLIKKTNSYQKASSLGISFSQRAKNALRNLPQNEWNIILKNLADFTVVREK, encoded by the coding sequence ATGTCCTCTAATTTTAAAAAAGAAAAATTAAAATTAATTTTACTCAAAATGTCAAAGTTGGTTGAACCGACAATCAGAGAGCTTTTATCTTCCCGTCTTGATAAGAAAACTCAAGAGATCTCTAATTATCAAATTTTGACTGGTGGGAAGAGATTAAGGCCAGCCCTAGCAATAATATCCTGCCAATTACTTGGCGGAAAGGTAAAAGACGTTTTATATCCGGCAGCCAGCTTGGAAATTCTCCACAATTATACTTTAATTGTTGATGATATGATAGATAATGGTGTTTTAAGAAGGGGAAGACCTACACTTTGGGTAAAATTTGGGCAATCTATTGCTCAATGTATAACCATCGATTATGCAGCCTTTCTCTTTCAAGGAGCAATAAGGTCAAGAGAGCCAATTAAAATTTCTGAGCTTTTAGCTGAGACAATACAAAAACTGGTAGATGGTGAAATTTTAGATATTTTATTTGAGCAGACAGGGAGAACTGAAGAGCCATATGTGGCAAAGAACAGATATAAAAAAATCACTGAAAAAGATTATTTAAAGATGGTCAGCAATAAAACAGCTTCTTTATTCCAGACCAGCTGTGAGATAGGTGGAATTTGCGCTGGGGCTAAAAAAGAAAAGATAAATGCACTCAAAAAATACGGATTTAATTTAGGGATGGCTTTTCAAATTCAAGATGATATTTTAGATATCTTTGGAGAAGAAAAAGCTTTTGGCAAAAAAGTAGGTAAGGACATTGAAGAAAGAAAAGGAGGAAACATAATCATTCTCTTTACATTAAAAGAGTTAAATTCGATTAATAAAAAGAAACTCTTAAAAATATTAAGAAAAAAAGGCAAAATAACTAAAAGAGATATCAAAGAAACGATAAGCTTAATTAAAAAAACTAATAGTTATCAAAAAGCCTCTTCTTTAGGAATAAGCTTCTCTCAAAGAGCTAAAAATGCTTTGAGAAATTTGCCTCAAAATGAATGGAATATTATCTTAAAGAACCTGGCAGATTTTACTGTTGTGAGAGAAAAATAA
- a CDS encoding YjbQ family protein: MKTAHKTIEYQTKGLFDFIDITDEVKTFLKESEIKNGLINIQTLHTTVGLILNENEPLLIEDIKAHLERIAPTTLKYNHDDFGRRTVNICDDECINGHSHCKAIHLPVNLTLNLINGEIQLGQWQRILFVELDKARKRKVQIQIMGE, translated from the coding sequence ATGAAGACTGCCCATAAAACAATTGAATACCAAACCAAAGGCCTATTTGATTTTATTGATATCACCGATGAAGTAAAAACCTTTCTAAAAGAAAGCGAAATTAAAAATGGCCTTATTAATATCCAAACCCTTCATACTACGGTTGGCCTCATCCTTAATGAAAACGAACCCCTGTTAATTGAAGATATCAAAGCCCATTTAGAAAGAATCGCTCCCACTACCTTAAAATATAATCACGATGACTTCGGCAGAAGGACAGTAAATATATGTGATGATGAATGTATTAATGGCCATTCTCACTGCAAAGCCATTCATTTGCCGGTTAATCTCACTTTAAACCTTATTAATGGAGAAATTCAGCTTGGCCAATGGCAGAGAATTTTATTCGTTGAGCTGGATAAAGCTAGAAAAAGAAAAGTCCAAATTCAGATTATGGGAGAGTAA